One Nitrospira sp. DNA segment encodes these proteins:
- a CDS encoding kelch repeat-containing protein, protein MSHLRKSSVWYAWLFVRFAMPILMGFFLIAVPGSSESAQPESDLGTWHAAAPIPTKRTEAAAAALDGKIYVVGGFEKPSFGNLLNFGITPSVEVYDPATDRWALKAPLPVGLHHVGIAVVDSRLYVIGGYTKSGFTVWNPVATVYAYDPATDRWTERASMPTARGALAVTEHEGKLYAIGGYDRKANNPQVEVYDPLLNTWTTRASLPTPRDHLASAAVAGKIYAIGGRVNGDYAQNLALVERYDPATDRWMRVSDLPTARSGIAAAVAREKIYVFGGEGAVGTFQENEAYDPTRDTWQRMAPMPTARHGLGSAVVQGHIYVISGGPTPGGSFSDLNEVFTVPSTSSAMSE, encoded by the coding sequence ATGTCGCATCTCAGGAAATCGTCGGTCTGGTATGCCTGGCTCTTCGTAAGATTCGCGATGCCGATCCTGATGGGGTTCTTCCTGATCGCCGTACCGGGATCCAGCGAATCGGCGCAGCCCGAATCAGATCTGGGAACCTGGCATGCCGCCGCACCGATACCGACGAAGCGAACGGAGGCAGCTGCTGCGGCATTGGATGGAAAAATCTACGTCGTCGGCGGATTTGAAAAGCCGAGCTTCGGCAATCTGTTGAATTTCGGGATCACGCCGTCGGTCGAAGTCTATGATCCCGCGACTGACCGATGGGCCTTGAAAGCGCCTCTGCCGGTCGGTTTGCATCATGTCGGGATCGCCGTCGTAGACAGCCGATTATACGTCATCGGCGGATACACGAAGTCCGGCTTCACCGTCTGGAATCCGGTGGCGACGGTCTATGCCTATGATCCGGCTACGGACCGTTGGACCGAGCGTGCCTCGATGCCGACGGCACGCGGTGCATTGGCTGTGACCGAACATGAGGGAAAGCTCTACGCCATCGGCGGGTATGATCGGAAAGCCAATAACCCCCAGGTCGAAGTCTACGATCCCCTCCTCAACACCTGGACAACACGGGCTTCTCTCCCGACCCCTCGCGATCATCTCGCCTCTGCAGCTGTGGCTGGAAAGATTTATGCGATCGGTGGACGTGTGAATGGGGACTATGCTCAGAATCTGGCCCTCGTGGAACGGTACGATCCTGCTACCGACCGCTGGATGCGAGTCTCGGATCTCCCGACTGCGCGCAGCGGCATCGCTGCTGCTGTAGCCAGAGAGAAGATCTACGTATTCGGCGGCGAAGGGGCAGTGGGAACATTCCAAGAGAATGAAGCATATGATCCGACGCGTGATACCTGGCAGCGTATGGCACCGATGCCGACAGCCCGTCACGGTCTCGGATCGGCGGTGGTGCAAGGGCATATCTATGTGATCAGCGGTGGACCGACTCCCGGCGGTTCCTTCAGCGATCTCAACGAAGTCTTTACCGTCCCGTCGACAAGCAGCGCGATGTCTGAGTGA
- a CDS encoding pyridoxamine 5'-phosphate oxidase family protein — MAQALTSHEVQRTWSALIQDTRTAVLLTMRNGRPFGSHVPYVFGKDWTRVYLHLSRLALHTQHLLADPHVSLFIAETDGPGKNPFELRRLNLQGEAVLLPPDAPSYRDIKERYLLRFPQAEMMFGFGDFALWELRLEDAHFVLGFGQSFVSGIATPSTWVHQKVERPTARTD, encoded by the coding sequence ATGGCTCAGGCACTCACGAGTCATGAGGTACAACGGACATGGTCGGCACTCATACAAGATACTCGCACAGCCGTGCTGCTCACGATGCGGAATGGACGGCCTTTTGGATCGCACGTCCCATACGTATTTGGAAAGGACTGGACTCGGGTGTATCTGCACCTCAGCCGATTGGCGCTTCATACGCAGCATCTGCTGGCGGATCCCCATGTGTCGCTGTTTATCGCCGAAACGGACGGGCCTGGCAAAAATCCTTTTGAGTTGAGGCGACTGAATCTGCAAGGTGAGGCCGTGCTATTGCCACCCGATGCACCGTCGTATCGCGATATCAAGGAGCGATATTTGTTGCGGTTTCCTCAAGCCGAGATGATGTTCGGCTTTGGTGATTTTGCTCTTTGGGAATTGCGGTTGGAAGACGCGCACTTTGTGCTCGGCTTCGGCCAATCCTTTGTTTCCGGCATTGCAACTCCCTCAACGTGGGTTCATCAAAAAGTGGAACGGCCCACTGCAAGGACGGACTGA
- a CDS encoding DNA topoisomerase IV subunit A: MASKQKQMTVVEKKLIGLADVVIQAADRSKDPTFQIPIRALSNVSFNERKGLIEMGNKKQERSFFNVGMAKKFMQTVLVADALSELQRADLTTSLREIYYRTKHTIKDSHENTFDTQDESDPVIEDLEVSLAALREELHVRAENSGSIVGPVIFGDDGDRVDCSKLGKGGYSVPSIVEPEYLEIRRCTADFVLLVEKGTQWNRLSEDKFWRRYNCILLTGNGQPPRGVRRLARRLHEEHRLPVYVLVDNDPWGYYIYSVVKQGSINLAFESQRMAIPKAKFMGFSSADPERYELPRNVGIKLNEKDIARAKELMNYQWFQKPAWQAEIKRMLTSGLKYELDALANKDFQYLTKKYLPKKLQERDWLD, translated from the coding sequence ATGGCGAGCAAACAGAAACAAATGACTGTCGTCGAGAAGAAACTAATCGGTCTGGCAGACGTTGTGATCCAAGCGGCAGATCGATCGAAAGACCCGACGTTTCAGATCCCGATCCGTGCCCTTTCGAATGTATCCTTCAATGAACGGAAGGGTCTGATCGAGATGGGGAACAAAAAACAGGAGCGGTCGTTTTTCAACGTCGGCATGGCGAAGAAATTCATGCAGACGGTACTCGTGGCCGATGCCCTCTCCGAATTGCAGCGGGCTGATCTGACCACGTCCCTTCGAGAAATCTACTACCGTACGAAACATACGATCAAAGATTCGCACGAGAACACCTTCGACACACAGGATGAATCCGATCCGGTGATCGAAGATCTAGAAGTCTCCCTCGCCGCACTCCGGGAGGAGCTGCATGTGCGGGCGGAAAACAGCGGCAGCATCGTCGGGCCGGTGATCTTCGGCGATGACGGCGATCGCGTTGATTGTTCGAAGCTCGGGAAAGGCGGCTACTCGGTACCGTCGATCGTGGAACCGGAGTATCTGGAAATCCGTCGCTGTACGGCGGATTTTGTATTGCTCGTGGAGAAGGGCACACAGTGGAACCGGCTGTCGGAGGACAAGTTCTGGCGACGCTATAACTGCATCCTCCTTACGGGAAACGGTCAGCCTCCCCGAGGTGTGCGGCGCTTGGCGAGACGTCTCCATGAGGAGCATCGGCTGCCTGTCTATGTCTTGGTCGACAACGATCCCTGGGGCTACTACATCTATTCCGTCGTCAAACAGGGCTCAATCAATCTGGCCTTCGAGAGCCAGCGCATGGCCATTCCCAAAGCCAAGTTCATGGGCTTCTCGAGTGCCGACCCGGAGCGGTACGAGCTGCCGCGGAACGTCGGCATCAAACTCAACGAGAAAGATATCGCCCGTGCGAAAGAGTTGATGAACTATCAGTGGTTCCAAAAACCGGCCTGGCAGGCTGAGATCAAGCGGATGCTGACAAGCGGATTGAAGTACGAGCTCGACGCGCTGGCCAATAAAGACTTCCAGTATCTCACCAAGAAATATCTACCGAAAAAGCTTCAGGAACGGGATTGGCTCGACTAA
- a CDS encoding DUF4124 domain-containing protein codes for MKAFILGLMSGLLFWPVIGFADLYKWTDDQGNLHITDMPPASAQRKSATTVAPVPRSASPKKAAVRPTLAERAQAQIHPVPGSSSPSPSTEEVLVQQPMQGLSPNRATLTSSWQVFDSTQMNAKAPVRQWKDERGVEHFGDVLPATPGSSEAAPKMKDVSVSHSKRRVKERATVAPRARHQSAE; via the coding sequence ATGAAAGCTTTCATCCTGGGCCTCATGAGCGGTCTTCTGTTCTGGCCGGTTATCGGATTCGCAGACCTCTATAAATGGACCGATGATCAAGGGAATCTCCATATCACCGATATGCCGCCCGCTTCGGCACAAAGGAAGTCGGCGACCACTGTGGCGCCGGTTCCTCGATCCGCATCACCGAAGAAGGCCGCAGTTCGGCCGACCTTGGCTGAACGAGCCCAAGCTCAAATCCATCCTGTGCCTGGCTCTTCAAGCCCTTCTCCCTCAACCGAAGAGGTCCTTGTTCAACAGCCCATGCAGGGTTTGAGTCCGAACCGGGCAACGCTGACGAGTTCATGGCAAGTCTTCGACAGTACGCAGATGAATGCCAAGGCTCCCGTTCGGCAGTGGAAGGATGAGCGGGGTGTTGAGCACTTCGGCGATGTCTTGCCGGCAACTCCGGGCAGCTCAGAAGCTGCGCCAAAGATGAAAGACGTTTCTGTCTCACATTCTAAACGTAGGGTCAAGGAGCGCGCGACCGTTGCACCTCGGGCACGCCATCAATCGGCTGAATGA
- a CDS encoding WD40 repeat domain-containing protein, with product MNSWKPYKQMVRIIFVAVSFLAVSSIQDAAGYFDKTPTAFSEDGRLFLVQTDELVIWDLETKMLVAKIPGLHCQQIALLKQEGWLLCVEHSVTIYDWKNRVSVATIPPESQQPDSLLAYSKETDRMILRHGNEAVSVWQLGKKLVPLKHIALEGKAEISSVAASPDTKLVAIAQGHTIHLHDLSGTTIREVAIADGKPRDLLFAPESSRLAASVGNMILLIDPVDASIATRATLTSAEGTAGPLTPESFSRDGHRLVAANGEWSYALFNTDTGELVALTELTNAVPGRGMRSPTQLRAVDIAADADLLVGQPEHLHTLQIWDLQTGAMLPDLCGDDCRGMDTRVSLLKWSPTGSKIVVGMQGGLNPDVDGKISVWDVHSRSPELVLDPGQPQAKVLAKRATPQTPITLAPSTSIAGPTFVHAGALRAVATSPSANLLVTSGDDGLLKIWDPGQGTLLRQLALSAAAHALAFSADGAILAAGTMKGDVRLWETKTWREFLPYSSGQGRINALQFLPGNRFLVVATGLPKVFVVDIVTQSAVRELVHTSSSQVCDAKGCVTTRAAQGEVVEALSLLDGSPFLVTISRTGRVVWDVTTWRMVEKLAGLPETWSGLGWKRPFVWTTTRSRDLQALTLAVWDTKRNRVLARLDTFTQRDTEIDDGPAVALGATMAVDPLHRWAATRVGEHISIWDLSVQEKRKAFHVKTPYHLHWTSDGKYLIVATLNRKILVWSAETMEPAHYLRDPSVTR from the coding sequence ATGAATAGTTGGAAACCGTATAAGCAGATGGTGAGGATCATCTTTGTGGCCGTCTCCTTCCTTGCCGTCTCATCGATTCAGGATGCGGCTGGTTACTTCGACAAAACTCCTACTGCATTCTCTGAGGATGGGCGGCTCTTCCTGGTCCAAACGGATGAACTGGTTATCTGGGATCTAGAGACGAAAATGCTTGTGGCGAAGATTCCAGGCCTGCACTGTCAGCAGATCGCGTTGCTGAAACAGGAGGGATGGCTGCTCTGTGTGGAGCACAGCGTCACCATCTACGATTGGAAGAACCGAGTCTCAGTGGCCACCATTCCGCCGGAATCGCAGCAGCCCGATAGCCTGCTGGCCTATTCGAAAGAGACCGATCGGATGATTCTCCGCCACGGGAATGAGGCCGTGTCCGTCTGGCAGCTGGGGAAAAAGCTCGTGCCCCTCAAGCATATTGCGCTGGAGGGGAAGGCCGAGATCTCTTCCGTGGCCGCCTCGCCCGATACGAAGCTGGTGGCGATTGCCCAGGGCCACACCATTCACCTGCACGACCTCAGTGGGACAACCATTCGTGAGGTGGCCATTGCAGACGGTAAACCGCGTGATCTCCTCTTTGCACCCGAAAGTTCTCGTTTGGCGGCGAGCGTGGGCAACATGATTCTCCTGATCGATCCGGTGGATGCGTCAATAGCCACGCGCGCAACATTGACGAGTGCTGAAGGGACGGCAGGCCCTCTCACTCCAGAGAGCTTTTCGCGAGACGGTCATCGTTTGGTGGCAGCCAACGGAGAATGGAGCTATGCGCTTTTCAATACTGATACGGGTGAATTGGTGGCTTTGACCGAGCTTACCAATGCAGTTCCAGGGCGCGGGATGCGCTCACCGACACAGCTTCGTGCCGTCGACATTGCTGCCGATGCAGATCTCTTGGTCGGGCAACCGGAGCATCTCCACACGTTACAGATCTGGGATCTACAAACTGGAGCGATGTTGCCGGACCTGTGCGGAGATGATTGCCGCGGTATGGACACCCGCGTTTCGTTACTCAAATGGTCTCCGACCGGGTCGAAGATCGTGGTCGGGATGCAGGGAGGCCTCAACCCCGATGTGGATGGAAAGATATCGGTTTGGGATGTTCACTCCCGTTCTCCGGAATTGGTGCTGGACCCAGGCCAACCTCAGGCCAAGGTATTGGCGAAACGAGCGACTCCACAGACGCCCATTACGCTGGCGCCTTCCACCTCGATTGCAGGGCCGACTTTCGTTCATGCAGGGGCTTTGCGCGCAGTGGCGACGTCTCCCAGTGCGAATCTGCTCGTCACGAGCGGCGACGATGGATTGCTGAAAATATGGGACCCGGGGCAGGGGACCCTCTTGCGTCAACTGGCATTGTCTGCTGCGGCACATGCGCTGGCGTTCAGCGCCGACGGCGCAATCCTGGCGGCTGGTACCATGAAAGGAGACGTACGTCTGTGGGAAACTAAGACCTGGCGTGAGTTCTTGCCCTATTCAAGCGGGCAAGGTCGAATCAACGCGCTGCAATTTCTTCCAGGCAATCGATTTCTGGTCGTGGCGACCGGACTACCAAAAGTCTTCGTCGTTGATATTGTCACCCAATCGGCCGTCAGAGAGCTCGTGCATACCAGCTCCTCCCAGGTGTGCGATGCAAAGGGATGTGTCACGACACGAGCTGCGCAGGGAGAGGTGGTTGAGGCGCTGAGCCTCCTGGACGGAAGCCCTTTCCTGGTGACCATCTCGCGTACGGGCCGTGTGGTCTGGGATGTCACGACCTGGCGCATGGTTGAGAAGCTCGCTGGGCTGCCAGAGACCTGGTCCGGTCTGGGATGGAAACGGCCCTTTGTCTGGACGACGACTCGTTCCCGTGATCTCCAAGCCTTGACCCTTGCTGTTTGGGATACGAAGAGGAATAGAGTCCTGGCACGTTTGGATACCTTCACTCAGCGGGATACAGAAATTGATGATGGGCCGGCCGTGGCGTTAGGGGCAACAATGGCTGTCGACCCATTGCATCGATGGGCTGCTACCAGAGTTGGAGAACATATTTCAATCTGGGACCTCTCAGTACAGGAAAAACGAAAGGCGTTCCATGTCAAAACTCCGTATCATCTCCATTGGACGAGCGACGGAAAATATTTGATCGTGGCCACCCTCAACCGAAAAATCCTCGTTTGGTCAGCCGAGACCATGGAACCGGCGCACTATCTGCGAGATCCTTCCGTGACCCGCTAG
- a CDS encoding DNA topoisomerase VI subunit B, protein MAKQKESASETVSKSSAAQATPEPAAKTKAAAKPAERVTAVEMGARQREISVSEFFTKNRHLLGFDNPRKALLTCVKEAVDNALDACEEAGILPDVTVKLEVVSNGEPVAPSQASRFRITVTDNGPGIVRQQIPRIFAKLLYGSKFHRLRMSRGQQGIGISAAGMYGQLTTGKPVKIISRIGPKAAAHFFEVQIDTKKNEPLVHENKQIDWQQPRGTQVSLEVEGKYQKGRASVDEWLEQTSIANPHVKLIYQTPEGETKEYPRTYHELPPQPREIKPHPYGIEFGMLLKMLQDTKSHTLSGFLAGDFCRVSPQLADEICKAAKVSPDAKPRELKGPVAETLYKTLQETKIMAPPTNCISPIGEKAILAGLYKQIKGEFYTAVSRPPAVYRGNPFIIEAGLAYGNRPQDQNKPQQPAMPKAEGEHEEDDSELARVIRYANRVPLLYQQSACSTFKAVLSTTWKNYGLTQSRGALPGGPMVIFVHMASVWVPFTSESKEAIADYDEIQKEITLALRECGRRLGLFVRRRERAASEFRRRNIFELYIEEVVEACNRLKGGTLPKEKLKGQLQKIASARTGGQKTDEALGKTGGGPEGLPHSIIVTADGVEGETALATQIEADQAAAVPTAEPDLLGDTAATDAPASKEQVIKESRANKSPKGAKAKPSQIALFEAPDRQDRRDRPNKPIRVSKPRGKK, encoded by the coding sequence ATGGCAAAGCAAAAAGAATCCGCGTCAGAGACTGTATCGAAATCTTCCGCTGCTCAAGCAACCCCTGAACCAGCTGCAAAGACGAAAGCCGCAGCCAAGCCGGCGGAACGGGTCACTGCGGTCGAGATGGGGGCGCGCCAGCGGGAAATCTCCGTCTCAGAGTTTTTCACGAAGAACCGGCACCTGCTCGGTTTCGATAATCCGCGCAAGGCACTCTTGACCTGCGTCAAGGAAGCGGTCGACAACGCGCTCGATGCCTGCGAGGAGGCCGGCATTCTTCCGGATGTGACGGTCAAGCTGGAGGTGGTGTCGAACGGCGAGCCGGTAGCGCCCAGCCAAGCAAGCAGGTTTCGTATCACGGTCACCGACAACGGACCAGGCATCGTTCGCCAGCAGATCCCCAGGATTTTTGCGAAGCTGCTCTATGGGTCGAAGTTCCATCGGTTGCGGATGAGCCGAGGCCAGCAGGGAATAGGCATCTCCGCTGCCGGGATGTACGGACAGCTCACCACCGGGAAGCCGGTGAAAATTATTTCCCGTATCGGTCCTAAAGCCGCCGCCCATTTCTTCGAAGTCCAGATCGACACGAAAAAGAATGAGCCGCTGGTCCACGAGAATAAGCAGATCGACTGGCAGCAGCCGCGAGGAACCCAAGTCTCGTTGGAAGTCGAGGGCAAATATCAGAAGGGCCGAGCCTCAGTCGATGAATGGTTGGAGCAGACCTCAATCGCGAATCCCCACGTCAAATTGATCTACCAGACACCCGAAGGCGAGACGAAAGAGTATCCCCGGACCTATCATGAGCTGCCGCCTCAACCGCGCGAGATCAAGCCCCATCCCTATGGCATCGAGTTCGGCATGTTGCTCAAGATGTTGCAGGACACAAAGAGCCATACGCTCTCCGGGTTTCTCGCCGGCGATTTTTGTCGGGTGTCCCCTCAGTTGGCCGATGAAATCTGCAAGGCGGCGAAAGTCTCGCCCGACGCAAAGCCTCGTGAACTGAAGGGGCCGGTCGCGGAGACCCTCTATAAGACATTACAAGAAACAAAGATCATGGCGCCGCCGACCAACTGCATTTCACCGATCGGTGAGAAGGCGATCCTCGCGGGACTCTATAAGCAAATCAAGGGCGAGTTCTACACGGCGGTCAGCCGTCCTCCGGCTGTCTATCGCGGCAATCCGTTCATTATCGAGGCCGGGCTCGCTTATGGAAATAGGCCTCAGGATCAAAATAAGCCGCAGCAACCTGCCATGCCGAAAGCGGAAGGTGAGCACGAGGAAGATGACTCAGAGCTCGCGCGCGTGATCCGCTACGCCAATCGAGTACCGCTGTTGTACCAGCAATCGGCCTGTTCGACGTTCAAGGCTGTCCTGAGCACAACCTGGAAAAACTACGGCCTGACCCAATCGCGCGGAGCGTTGCCGGGTGGGCCGATGGTGATCTTCGTCCATATGGCGTCGGTTTGGGTTCCTTTTACGAGTGAATCCAAAGAAGCGATCGCCGACTATGATGAGATTCAAAAGGAGATTACTCTAGCGCTTCGTGAATGCGGCAGGCGGCTGGGCCTCTTCGTTCGGCGACGCGAACGGGCTGCCAGCGAATTTCGGCGTCGGAATATCTTTGAACTGTACATCGAAGAAGTCGTCGAGGCCTGTAACCGGCTCAAGGGAGGCACGCTGCCGAAAGAAAAGCTGAAAGGGCAGCTCCAGAAGATTGCCTCCGCCCGCACAGGTGGCCAGAAGACCGACGAAGCGCTGGGGAAGACCGGTGGAGGGCCTGAAGGACTGCCCCATTCGATCATCGTGACGGCGGACGGGGTCGAGGGTGAGACCGCATTGGCTACCCAGATCGAGGCCGATCAGGCGGCTGCGGTGCCGACGGCAGAGCCGGATTTGCTTGGTGACACAGCGGCAACTGATGCGCCGGCTTCAAAAGAGCAAGTCATCAAGGAGAGTCGCGCGAACAAGTCGCCAAAGGGAGCAAAAGCAAAACCTAGTCAGATAGCGCTCTTCGAGGCACCGGACAGACAAGATAGACGAGACAGACCTAATAAACCCATTCGAGTTTCGAAGCCACGCGGAAAGAAATAG
- a CDS encoding S8 family serine peptidase, producing MRMTRYCGGAILGIATFGVALSGLMPEARLVHAEQKQASSGMTLLSGEARHPAQYVPGEVLVKFRDDTSSSAIASLNASVSTHELSALSVTGKTIHRYKLAGALSVNDAVQKYRSNPAVEYAEPNYLYWPKAIPNDAQFGTLWGLHNTGQAVNGTAGTADADIDAPEAWDISTGSPNVIIAVIDSGIAYDHPDLAPNIWTNPGEIPANGVDDDGNGLVDDVHGWDFSMNDSDPMDPVALTPRHDELQPAVNPGHGTHVAGTIAARGNNATGVTGVMWTAGLMALKAGGVGGLPSSAILSSVHYAVARGARVINASFSGPCSLAQYDAVSAAHAAGVLVVAAAGNEKSDNDNVPSFPANFSAPSVCEGQQKAALENVIAVAATDQNDELASFSNFGSTTVQVAAPGVRINSTKPTSNVTNVLFHTFDSDPTSLGYVTGGTNNTWGFTSAASFSPPNSMTDSPGADYRDNTDSFAMGPVFSTAGQRGCRFDGRVNLSTEAVVEGMFDGFDGMVTESSGDSGNNWVLGGAFSGSSAGQFVPLTFGDIPDGKANSARFRFRFMTDESVVSDGVYLDNVRVACVAGSPSGSTDYQFLQGTSMAAPHVAGLAGLLLSVNPNLTVSEVRNAILNTVDRKASLNGKVSTGGRINARAALASVVANFTVTVSKAGAGTGTVTSSPSGIDCGARCNRQFPQGSTVNLTAVADAGSVFAGWSGDCSGSNPCSLTQNATVTATFNAAPASPVSGENGGGCTLAPGTTGDMLLPTMLLMSLVVLLWRVRRR from the coding sequence ATGAGAATGACCCGCTATTGCGGCGGGGCGATCCTAGGAATAGCAACATTCGGCGTTGCATTGTCGGGACTCATGCCGGAAGCTCGCTTGGTTCATGCGGAGCAGAAACAGGCATCCAGCGGAATGACCTTGTTATCAGGGGAAGCACGTCACCCGGCGCAATATGTACCAGGAGAGGTGCTCGTCAAATTCAGGGACGACACGTCCTCGTCGGCCATCGCGTCTCTGAATGCGAGTGTGAGCACCCATGAACTCAGCGCGTTATCTGTGACGGGCAAGACGATTCACCGGTACAAATTGGCAGGTGCCTTATCAGTCAACGATGCGGTCCAGAAGTACCGAAGTAATCCCGCTGTTGAATATGCCGAACCAAATTATCTCTACTGGCCAAAGGCCATTCCCAACGATGCCCAGTTCGGCACGTTATGGGGCCTCCATAACACCGGTCAAGCTGTGAACGGAACAGCAGGAACGGCAGATGCCGACATCGATGCGCCGGAGGCCTGGGATATCAGCACGGGGAGCCCAAACGTGATTATCGCAGTCATCGATTCAGGCATTGCCTACGACCATCCAGATCTGGCCCCGAACATCTGGACGAATCCGGGAGAAATCCCGGCGAATGGAGTCGATGACGATGGAAACGGCCTGGTAGACGATGTGCATGGATGGGATTTCTCCATGAACGACAGCGACCCGATGGACCCTGTTGCCCTGACCCCACGGCACGACGAGCTCCAACCAGCTGTCAACCCCGGTCATGGGACTCACGTTGCCGGGACCATCGCTGCGAGAGGGAACAATGCCACCGGCGTGACGGGCGTCATGTGGACCGCCGGACTGATGGCCCTGAAAGCAGGGGGAGTGGGTGGTCTACCCTCGTCAGCCATTCTCAGCTCGGTCCACTATGCTGTCGCCAGAGGGGCACGTGTCATCAACGCGAGTTTCAGCGGGCCTTGTAGTCTTGCTCAATATGATGCGGTGAGTGCTGCGCATGCAGCAGGGGTGCTTGTTGTTGCAGCGGCAGGAAATGAGAAATCGGATAACGACAACGTCCCGAGTTTCCCCGCAAATTTCAGTGCTCCGTCGGTATGTGAAGGGCAACAGAAGGCTGCCCTCGAGAATGTGATCGCCGTGGCCGCGACGGATCAGAATGATGAGCTGGCGAGCTTTTCTAATTTCGGGTCCACCACGGTTCAGGTGGCGGCGCCAGGAGTCAGGATCAACAGCACAAAGCCCACATCAAACGTCACGAATGTGCTGTTCCATACCTTTGATTCAGATCCGACCAGCCTCGGGTATGTCACCGGGGGGACCAACAATACGTGGGGCTTCACGAGTGCCGCCTCATTCAGCCCTCCGAATAGTATGACGGACAGCCCCGGGGCCGACTATCGAGACAACACCGATTCTTTCGCAATGGGGCCTGTGTTCAGTACGGCAGGACAACGGGGCTGTCGGTTTGACGGTCGTGTGAACCTATCGACCGAGGCAGTAGTTGAGGGAATGTTTGATGGATTTGATGGAATGGTGACGGAGTCATCCGGCGATAGTGGAAACAATTGGGTTCTCGGAGGAGCGTTCAGTGGCTCGTCAGCTGGACAATTCGTTCCACTGACCTTTGGCGACATCCCAGATGGTAAAGCCAACAGCGCAAGATTCCGATTTCGGTTCATGACGGATGAGAGCGTCGTCTCGGACGGAGTCTACTTGGACAATGTCCGTGTCGCCTGCGTCGCTGGTTCTCCTTCCGGCTCGACAGATTATCAATTTCTCCAGGGCACTTCGATGGCCGCTCCGCATGTGGCGGGACTCGCCGGCTTGTTGCTCTCGGTCAATCCCAATCTCACCGTATCTGAAGTCAGGAACGCAATCCTCAACACAGTGGATCGGAAGGCTTCTTTGAATGGAAAGGTGTCGACCGGCGGGCGAATCAACGCTCGGGCCGCGTTGGCCAGTGTTGTGGCAAACTTCACGGTCACGGTCAGCAAGGCAGGCGCGGGAACCGGCACGGTGACATCCAGCCCATCCGGAATCGACTGTGGAGCGAGGTGCAATCGACAATTTCCCCAGGGCAGTACTGTGAACCTTACTGCAGTAGCCGATGCTGGGTCTGTCTTCGCAGGGTGGAGTGGAGATTGTAGTGGATCTAATCCCTGCTCGCTCACCCAAAACGCAACTGTAACCGCAACGTTCAATGCCGCGCCAGCCTCGCCGGTTTCTGGTGAGAACGGCGGAGGCTGCACTCTCGCGCCCGGCACAACCGGAGATATGTTGCTACCTACCATGCTGCTCATGTCTCTCGTTGTCTTGTTGTGGAGGGTAAGACGCCGTTGA